The Corallococcus silvisoli genome contains the following window.
CCCACGAGTCCGTAGAGCACCAGGTTCACCGACACGGCCGAGGAGACGAGCGCCCGGCTCCAGCCGAACTCCCGCTCCAGCGGGACGATGAAGACGCTCGGTGTCGCGCGCACGCCCGCCGCGCAGAGGAGCACCGCGAAGATGGTCGCGGCCACCACCCAGGCATAATGAACGCGGTGGGTCCTCATGACGGTGTCTCCTCGATACGGGCACGCCGTGCCCCACGTATACTTTCCGCCGGTGTGTCGACGTGACGCGCCCGCTTCCTGGAACCGCGATGTCCCAAGACGACCCCCTGCGCACCCTCTGCAACTGTCTGGCGCTGCGGCAGGCGAGCCGCCATGTCACCCAGTTCTATGACCAGGTGCTCGCGCCCAGCGGCATCCGGACGACGCAGTACTCCATCCTCCACCGTGCCCAGACGCAGGGGCCGCTGACGGTGAACGCGCTGGCGGACCAGCTCGTGATGGACCCCTCCACGCTCACCCACAACCTCCGGCCCCTCTTGAAGGACGGGCTCGTGGTGCTGGAGGTGGGCCGCACCGACCGGCGCCAGCGGGCCATCGCCATCACCCCGGAAGGGCAGGGCGTCTACCGCAAGGCCCGGCCCCTCTGGCTGCGCGCCCAGGCCGACTTCGAGCGCGCCGTGGGCAACACCCAGGCGACCGCGCTGAGGGACCTGCTGGCCACCGTCGCCCGGACCGGGCTGGGCCAGGGCGAGGCCGAAGCCGAAGCCGAAGCCCCTCTGGCCCCCACGGCCGCGTCCCGCCGCCGTCGCTGAGCGCATCCGCACGGCTTCATTCCCCCTCGAGGAACGCGAGGAACGCGGCGACCTGCTCCGCCCACAGCTCCGGGTGCGCCTGGGTGAAGTGGCCGAAGGAGCGCGCATCGCCTGCCTGGACGACGAAGCGGCCGTGCTTCACCCGGGGCATCAGCGCCTCCAGCGTGCGCAGCGAGACGGGGTTGAACTCGTCGTCGGAGAAGTTGAGCGCGAACACGCGGGCCTGGATGGCCCCGAGCCCCGCCTCCGGGTCGTAGTCCCGGGAAGACTCCAGCGAGTACAGGATGTCATTCGCATCCATGCCTTCGGCCTGCGCCATGGCGGACGCGATGAAGGCGTCCGCCGCCGGCGCGTCCGGGAGCGTCGCCTGGAGGTGCGGCACCCCATCCAGCATCATCCGGAAGACCGGGAACGCCTCCCGCCAGCCTCGGGGCGGCGCGGTGTAGTCACCGTTCCTCCACTCCGGGTCTTCGCGAATCTGGCGCGACACGAAGCGGCGCCACAGCAGGTTGCGTCCCGCGATGCGCGTCGGCAACGAGACGATGGGCATCACGCCCTCCACCGCCTCTGGATACAGCTCGCTCCAGAGCCACGCGTTCATGCCTCCCATGGACAGGCCCACGATGGCGTGCAGGCGCGAAATGCCCAGCGTCCCGGTGACGAGCTGGTGCTGGAGCGCCACCATGTCCCTGTAGCCGTAGGCAGGGAACTTCATGCGCGCGCCGTCGCTCGGCTTGCTGGAACGACCGTGGCCCACGCTGTCCGGGAAGATGAGGAAGTACTTCGTCGCGTCCAGCGGGCGCCCCGGCGCGAACAGCGCGTCCTGGAAGGGCTTGCCGCGCAACACCTCGCCGCTTGCCCCCGTCCAGTGCAGCATCAGCACCGCGTTCGTCACCGCGCCGGACGCATCCCTGCGCGGTGTGCCCAGCGTCGCGTAGTGGATGCGCACCTCCGGAAGCACCATCCCGTCCTGGAAGCGGTGGCCGGTGAAGATCGCATCCGCTTCATGCACCTCCGGGAACGGCGACTGCGGGATGTCCGCGGCGGGGGGACGCGCGGCGGCGCACCCCACGATCAGGACGCTCAGGCCCAGCAGGAGGGGCAGACAGGAGGACGGCCAGCGCGCGGAACCCATCACGTCGGCATGAATAGCTGTATATGCAGCTACTGTAAAGCCGCCCCGGTCAGGGACTGGGGGGCTTGGGGGGCGCGCGGCGCGGCCGGACAAACCTGACATAAGGCTGTCACTGGCCGGGGGGATAAGGGGTGCGTTCCCTCAACGCGGCACCGGAGAAGACGCCATGACCCAGAACGACACCCAGCAGAAGAACCCTGCCCAGCGCGGCTTGCAGACCTACGCGGGCGGCTGCCTGTGCGGCGCCGTGCGTTACGAGGCCACCGTGGACCTGGCGCGCGTGACGCGCTGCAACTGCACCATCTGCATGAAGTACGGCTACGGCGGCGGCACGGGGATGAAGCCGGACGCCTTCCGGCTCCTGAAGGGCCAGGAGGCCATCAAGAAGTACGGGCGCGACGGCAGCCCCAACACCCGTAGCTTCTGCAAGAACTGCGGCGTCGTGTGCTTTGGCGACGGCGACGTGCCGGAGCTGGGCGGGAAGTTCGTCTCCATCTACGTCAACACCCTGGATGACGTGGATCCGTCGCTGCTCACCTTCGGGTACTGGGACGGCCGGCACGACAACTGGGCGGCGGGGCTGCGCTCCACGCCGTGGCCCTTCCAGCCCACCGTCTCCTGACGGCACCCCAGGAGGGGCGGGGGCCCTTCAGCGCCCCCTGCCCGTCACTCCCCATGACTACACAGTCCCCGCGGCGGCCCGGCCCGCGGCGCGGCCGGAGAAGATGCAGCCGCCGAGGAACGTCCCTTCCAGCGCGCGGTAACCGTGGACGCCACCGCCTCCGAAGCCCGCCACCTCGCCTGCCGCATAGAGCCCTGGGATGGTCTGCCCCTGGGCGTTGAAGACGCGGCCCTGGAGGTCGGTCTCGAAGCCGCCCAGCGTCTTGCGCGTGAGGATGTTCAGCTTCACGCCGATGAGCGGTCCCGCCTTGGGGTCCAGGATGCGGTGCGGCTTCGCGGTGCGCACCAGCTTGTCACCCCGGTAGCCGCGCGCCTGCCGGATGGCGGCCAGCTGCAGGTCCTTGCTGAAGGGGTTGTCCAACTGCATGTCGCGGGCCTTCACCTCGCGCTCCACCGTGGCGAAGTCCAGCAGCGGCGTGTCTGTCTTCGCGTTCATGCCGGCGACCAGCTCACGCAGGTCGTGGGAGACGACGAAGTCCTCGCCCTTCTCCTTGAAGGCCTCCACCGGCCCCATGGCCTTCTTGCCCACGGCGCGGTTGAGCACGCCCAGCCAGTCCTTGCCCGTGAGGTCCGGGTTCTGCTCCGAACCGGAGAGCGCGAACTCCTTCTTGATGATCCACTGGTTGAGGATGAACCACGTGTGCTCGTGGCCCGTCTTCAGGATGTGCTCCAGCGTGCCCAGCGTGTCGAAGCCGGGGAACAGCGGCGGCGGCAGGCGCTTGCCCGTGGCGTCCAGCCACAGCGAGCTGGGGCCCGGCAGGATGCGGATGCCGTGCCGGGGCCAGATGGGGTTCCAGTTCCGCAGGCCCTCCGTGTAGTGCCACATGCGGTCGCGGTTGATGAGGTTGCCGCCCGCGGCCTCCGTGATGGCGATCATCCGCCCGTCCACGTGGTCGGGGACGCCTTGAATCATGAACTTCGGCGCGGGGCCCATCCGCGTCGGCCAGGCCTTGCGCACGAGCTCATGGTTGCCGCCGATGCCGCCGGACGTGACGATGACCGCGCCCGCGCGCAGCTCGAAGTCCCCCACCGTGACGCGTGAGCTGCTGGCCCCTCGTGGGACGTCCGTGGGCTCCAGCCGCATGCCGCGCACGCCCACCACCGCGCCCCCTTGCGTGAGCAGCTCGTCCACGCGGTGCCGGAAGTGGAAGGTGAGCTTGCCCTGGGCCTGTGCCGCCTTCGCGCGGCGCACGAAGGGCTCCAGCACGCCGGGCCCGGTGCCCCAGGTGACGTGGAAGCGGGGGACGGAGTTGCCGTGCCCCACCGCGCCGTAGCCGCCGCGCTCCGCCCAGCCCACCACGGGGAACCAGCGCATGCCCTGCTGGGCCAGCCAGGGGCGCATCTCCCCCGCGGCGAAGCCGACGAACGCCTCCGCCCACTTGCGCGGCCAGCGGTCCTCCTCGCGGTCGAAGCCCGCGGTGCCCATCCAGTCCTCCAGCGCCAGGGCGTGGGAGTCCTTGATGCCCATGCGCCGCTGCTCGGGCGAGTCCACGAGGAACAGGCCACCGAACGACCAGAACGCCTGCCCGCCCAGGTTCTGTTCCGCCTCCTGGTCCACCACGGCGACGCGCTTGCCGGCATCCGCGAGCTCGGTCGCGGCGACGAGGCCCGCGAGCCCCCCACCCACGACGATGACGTCCACTTCCTGTCCCATCCCGTGCCTCCAGGTAGCGCTGAGCGCGCGAATGATAGCCGTTCGCGTGGATTGCGCAGGGCCCTTCACATGCGCACCTCAGAAGCGGGGAGGTGAATCAGCCATGTCACGCAAGATGATGGATTGCCGGGACACGCCCAGCGAATCGAACTGCACGCTCACCATCGCCGGTGAGGAGGACGAGGTGGTGCGCGCCGCGACGCAACACGCGGTGTCCGTCCACGGCCACCAGGACACCCCCGAGCTGCGGGAGATGATCCGCACCTCGCTCAAGGACGACGTGGAGACCCCGGGGCTGCCCCCTCGGAGCCCCAGCATGGAGCCGCGACCGGGCATTCATTGAAGGAAGCGCATTCCGGAGCACCCAGGGGACGGAGCGGGGGCGGGTCCGTCAGGGGCCCCTGCCTTGGGCCCGGGGGCCGGCCGGGCGCCGCGGCCCTCCGGAGGGTAGAGTCCGCCGCATGGACTCGGGTGTGAAGGGCAACGCCGGACCGCTGGGACATGACGCCGCTGCCTACGCGCAGCGTCAGGAGGGCCTGTCGCCGGAGCCGCTGCGGGACGCGGCCTGGAGCGTGGCGGGGCAGCGTGCCTTTGGCGTCGTGCTCGACGTGGGCTCGGGCAGTGGAGGGTGGATCCGCCGGTTGCAGCGCAACCCGGCCGTCGAGCGCATCCTCAGCACGGACATCCACGACGCGGGGGCCAGCCGCCTGCCGGGCGTGGAGTT
Protein-coding sequences here:
- a CDS encoding DUF1059 domain-containing protein yields the protein MSRKMMDCRDTPSESNCTLTIAGEEDEVVRAATQHAVSVHGHQDTPELREMIRTSLKDDVETPGLPPRSPSMEPRPGIH
- a CDS encoding alpha/beta fold hydrolase encodes the protein MGSARWPSSCLPLLLGLSVLIVGCAAARPPAADIPQSPFPEVHEADAIFTGHRFQDGMVLPEVRIHYATLGTPRRDASGAVTNAVLMLHWTGASGEVLRGKPFQDALFAPGRPLDATKYFLIFPDSVGHGRSSKPSDGARMKFPAYGYRDMVALQHQLVTGTLGISRLHAIVGLSMGGMNAWLWSELYPEAVEGVMPIVSLPTRIAGRNLLWRRFVSRQIREDPEWRNGDYTAPPRGWREAFPVFRMMLDGVPHLQATLPDAPAADAFIASAMAQAEGMDANDILYSLESSRDYDPEAGLGAIQARVFALNFSDDEFNPVSLRTLEALMPRVKHGRFVVQAGDARSFGHFTQAHPELWAEQVAAFLAFLEGE
- a CDS encoding FAD-binding dehydrogenase, which encodes MGQEVDVIVVGGGLAGLVAATELADAGKRVAVVDQEAEQNLGGQAFWSFGGLFLVDSPEQRRMGIKDSHALALEDWMGTAGFDREEDRWPRKWAEAFVGFAAGEMRPWLAQQGMRWFPVVGWAERGGYGAVGHGNSVPRFHVTWGTGPGVLEPFVRRAKAAQAQGKLTFHFRHRVDELLTQGGAVVGVRGMRLEPTDVPRGASSSRVTVGDFELRAGAVIVTSGGIGGNHELVRKAWPTRMGPAPKFMIQGVPDHVDGRMIAITEAAGGNLINRDRMWHYTEGLRNWNPIWPRHGIRILPGPSSLWLDATGKRLPPPLFPGFDTLGTLEHILKTGHEHTWFILNQWIIKKEFALSGSEQNPDLTGKDWLGVLNRAVGKKAMGPVEAFKEKGEDFVVSHDLRELVAGMNAKTDTPLLDFATVEREVKARDMQLDNPFSKDLQLAAIRQARGYRGDKLVRTAKPHRILDPKAGPLIGVKLNILTRKTLGGFETDLQGRVFNAQGQTIPGLYAAGEVAGFGGGGVHGYRALEGTFLGGCIFSGRAAGRAAAGTV
- a CDS encoding MarR family winged helix-turn-helix transcriptional regulator; the protein is MSQDDPLRTLCNCLALRQASRHVTQFYDQVLAPSGIRTTQYSILHRAQTQGPLTVNALADQLVMDPSTLTHNLRPLLKDGLVVLEVGRTDRRQRAIAITPEGQGVYRKARPLWLRAQADFERAVGNTQATALRDLLATVARTGLGQGEAEAEAEAPLAPTAASRRRR
- a CDS encoding GFA family protein is translated as MTQNDTQQKNPAQRGLQTYAGGCLCGAVRYEATVDLARVTRCNCTICMKYGYGGGTGMKPDAFRLLKGQEAIKKYGRDGSPNTRSFCKNCGVVCFGDGDVPELGGKFVSIYVNTLDDVDPSLLTFGYWDGRHDNWAAGLRSTPWPFQPTVS